In Helianthus annuus cultivar XRQ/B chromosome 8, HanXRQr2.0-SUNRISE, whole genome shotgun sequence, a single genomic region encodes these proteins:
- the LOC110870060 gene encoding ATP-dependent DNA helicase PIF1-like encodes MAKRQAIEAVDRILQDITGVRLPFGGKVMVMGGDFRQVLPVVKRGTRAQIVDSSLRMSPLWHLTKKMRLTINMRALNDPWYSDFLLRVGDGSEESIEGSYIRIPDDMTIPFSNPENSIKELINVVFPSIQSNVYSSDYIISRAILSTKNDSVDEINDQMIDMFQGDEKVYYSFDEVEDDRHNFYPVEFLNSLTVSGLPPHKLRLKIGCPIILLRNIDPSHGLCNGTRLICKGFQRNVIDAEIAVGQHAGKRVFLPRIPLCLSEDDMFPFKLKRKQFPIRLSFSMTINKAQGQTIPHVGVYLPDSVFSHGQLYVALSRGISRANTKVLVHSAKDFRRDGVYTSNVVYREVLRDE; translated from the coding sequence ATGGCAAAACGTCAGGCGATAGAGGCAGTCGATCGAATATTGCAAGACATTACAGGTGTTCGTCTCCCATTTGGTGGAAAGGTAATGGTTATGGGGGGAGATTTTAGACAAGTGTTGCCGGTTGTTAAACGCGGAACTAGAGCACAAATTGTAGACTCCAGCCTGCGGATGTCGCCTCTTTGGCATTTGACTAAAAAGATGCGGTTGACGATAAACATGAGAGCGCTAAATGATCCATGGTATTCTGATTTTCTTTTAAGAGTCGGTGATGGGTCTGAAGAATCAATCGAAGGAAGCTATATTCGCATACCAGACGACATGACAATTCCTTTCAGTAATCCAGAAAACTCTATAAAAGAATTGATCAATGTAGTCTTTCCGTCAATTCAAAGTAATGTATATTCTTCTGATTATATAATCTCTAGAGCAATATTGTCCACTAAAAATGACAGTGTTGACGAGATCAATGATCAAATGATTGACATGTTTCAAGGGGATGAAAAGGTTTACTATAGTTTCGATGAAGTCGAAGACGATCGTCACAACTTCTATCCGGTCGAGTTCTTAAACTCACTAACTGTTAGTGGTCTGCCGCCTCATAAACTTCGTTTAAAAATCGGTTGCCCTATAATATTGTTGCGGAATATCGATCCATCACATGGTTTATGTAATGGCACAAGATTGATATGTAAAGGCTTCCAGCGTAATGTTATTGATGCAGAGATAGCTGTCGGGCAACATGCCGGAAAAAGAGTATTTTTGCCAAGAATCCCTTTGTGTCTTTCTGAAGACGACATGTTCCCGTTCAAGCTAAAAAGAAAACAATTCCCCATTCGACTTAGCTTTTCCATGACAATCAACAAAGCTCAAGGTCAAACAATTCCGCATGTTGGTGTTTATCTTCCGGATTCAGTATTTTCGCATGGACAACTTTATGTCGCTTTATCAAGAGGGATATCACGTGCTAATACAAAGGTATTAGTACATTCTGCCAAAGACTTCAGACGAGACGGGGTATACACCTCAAATGTTGTCTATCGAGAGGTGTTACGTGACGAATGA
- the LOC110870061 gene encoding uncharacterized protein LOC110870061 has translation MWRIFSFPLSHIYPAVLALQLHLPNKQMVRFREDDSMLAIVDRERDKRTMLTAFFEYNHGNEPARQYLYKDFPRYFTWNASSRRWCPRGTRPQRGRIVSANPAEGERYYLRLLLCNVRGPTSFEDLCTVSGIKYTSFRKAALEVGLIENDNSLSQCLTEASLFQFPNALRRLFATIMIFCEPGDIRKLWNDHFDALSEDHRLQCESVERVQNMVLTDIRDILQSMGKSIDDFDLPKITEHDLQYPVHHEVQEEYGIVVEPEHLSAIDELNSDQRRVFDEIMSHVDNNSPGVFFIDGPGGTGKTFLYKALLAQVRSRGLIALATASSGAAANNMPGGRTAHSRFKIPICVDNNSMCNIKNKVGRLN, from the coding sequence ATGTGGCGTATATTTTCTTTCCCTCTTTCTCATATCTATCCTGCTGTTTTGGCCTTACAACTTCATCTCCCGAACAAGCAGATGGTTAGATTTAGAGAAGATGATTCTATGTTAGCAATAGTTGATAgggaaagagataaaagaaccaTGCTGACTGCATTTTTTGAGTATAACCATGGGAATGAACCAGCAAGGCAATATTTGTATAAGGATTTCCCGAGATACTTCACATGGAATGCATCCTCACGTCGTTGGTGTCCTCGTGGTACTAGGCCACAAAGAGGTCGTATTGTTAGTGCCAATCCTGCCGAAGGGGAAAGGTACTACTTACGCCTACTGTTGTGTAATGTCAGAGGACCTACTTCTTTTGAAGATCTTTGCACGGTTAGTGGTATTAAGTACACGTCATTTCGAAAAGCAGCTCTTGAGGTAGGCTTGATAGAGAATGATAATAGTCTATCGCAATGTCTCACAGAAGCGTCTCTATTTCAATTTCCCAATGCTCTTAGAAGGTTATTCGCAACAATAATGATTTTCTGCGAACCTGGTGATATTCGTAAGCTATGGAATGATCACTTTGATGCACTATCTGAAGATCACAGGTTACAATGTGAAAGTGTGGAACGCGTTCAAAATATGGTTCTTACTGACATCAGGGACATCCTACAATCTATGGGTAAAAGTATTGATGATTTCGATCTTCCGAAAATAACAGAGCACGACTTACAATATCCAGTTCATCATGAGGTGCAAGAGGAGTACGGGATAGTTGTGGAACCTGAACACTTATCTGCCATAGATGAACTTAATTCAGACCAGAGAAGAGTGTTTGATGAAATCATGTCACATGTGGATAATAATAGTCCAGGTGTGTTCTTTATAGATGGTCCGGGTGGAACGGGAAAAACATTTCTGTACAAAGCTTTGCTTGCTCAAGTACGTTCACGTGGTCTTATTGCTCTTGCGACAGCTTCATCAGGTGCCGCCGCTAATAATATGCCAGGTGGGAGAACGGCTCACTCAAGATTCAAGATTCccatttgtgttgataacaattCGATGTGCAACATAAAAAACAAAGTGGGGCGGCTGAACTAA